In Treponema rectale, a single genomic region encodes these proteins:
- a CDS encoding sulfide/dihydroorotate dehydrogenase-like FAD/NAD-binding protein gives MNKILEKKQLSENVFYIKFEAPDIAKNRKAGQFLIVMVDQDLTERIPLTIADANAEEGWVAIAFQPVGASTYKLSKLNAGDYLGGVLGPLGTPSEIKKYDRPVVCVGGGFGTAPLYPIVQALKAAGNKVILIEGARTKDLLIFVDEMKAVCDEVIICTDDGSAGEKCVTTVPLERLCQSDVPPAEVIAIGPPIMMKFCALTTKKYNVKTTVSLNTIMIDGTGMCGGCRVSVGGKTKFVCVDGPDFDAHEVDWDNMMMRMKSFKPQETEAFHKCKSGIFN, from the coding sequence ATGAATAAGATTCTTGAAAAGAAGCAGCTTTCAGAAAATGTTTTCTACATTAAATTTGAAGCTCCTGACATTGCAAAAAATCGTAAAGCGGGTCAGTTTTTGATTGTAATGGTTGATCAGGATTTAACGGAGCGTATTCCGCTTACAATCGCTGATGCAAATGCAGAAGAAGGTTGGGTTGCAATTGCATTCCAGCCGGTTGGAGCTTCAACATACAAACTTTCAAAGTTAAATGCCGGTGATTATCTTGGTGGCGTTCTTGGTCCTTTGGGAACTCCTTCTGAAATTAAAAAATATGACCGCCCTGTAGTTTGTGTAGGTGGTGGTTTTGGTACAGCTCCATTGTATCCTATTGTTCAGGCTCTTAAAGCAGCCGGTAATAAAGTAATTCTTATTGAAGGTGCACGTACAAAAGATCTTCTTATTTTCGTTGATGAAATGAAAGCCGTATGTGATGAAGTTATTATTTGTACGGATGACGGTTCTGCCGGAGAAAAATGTGTTACGACAGTTCCTCTTGAACGTCTCTGTCAGAGTGATGTTCCACCTGCAGAAGTTATTGCAATCGGACCTCCGATAATGATGAAGTTCTGTGCTCTTACAACAAAGAAATATAATGTTAAAACAACAGTTTCTCTCAATACAATCATGATTGACGGAACAGGAATGTGCGGCGGTTGTCGTGTAAGTGTTGGCGGTAAAACAAAGTTCGTTTGTGTTGACGGACCTGATTTTGATGCACATGAAGTTGACTGGGATAATATGATGATGCGTATGAAGAGCTTCAAACCTCAGGAAACAGAAGCATTCCATAAGTGTAAGTCTGGAATTTTTAACTAA